Proteins encoded together in one Scyliorhinus canicula chromosome 21, sScyCan1.1, whole genome shotgun sequence window:
- the LOC119955847 gene encoding TNF receptor-associated factor 2-like isoform X2, whose product MDVRMSGQLKLPDAKIDDSEDKDYKKKSSCCFRAVGCRFKGGKSKIQEHEAGGIRQHLNFLMDEVTKLNQKAISANLPPDISRTLKQMEAEADKIELRIKPFQKDHQINEVCKELQEFGKLLEETKQCVTMVEARLSALDDRLTALPREINKCSRMSTTLNRQIELTNLQFIDVEGKLTNCESKLFQTEKVIEETTAQMMALETMTQTGIYIWKIPHIKKRLQEAIDGITPYLDSSEFYFCKYGYRICLRIYLDGYEEAQGTHISLYYILLKGQFDALTQWPFKQNVKLALLNLNDRQQSILKIYVPDEQDPALQRPVQSMNAPRGFPMFATSSEFNQRFSEFVMGDEMFVGAEVVPIN is encoded by the exons ATGGATGTGAGGATGTCAGGACAGCTGAAACTACCAGATGCAAAG ATTGATGACTCTGAAGACAAAGATTACAAAAAGAAGAGCAGCTGCTGTTTCAGAGCAGTAGGGTGTAGGTTTAAG GGAGGGAAATCGAAGATTCAGGAACACGAGGCTGGAGGTATCAGACAGCACCTTAATTTTTTAATGGATGAAGTCACGAAGCTGAATCAGAAAGCAATTTCTGCCAATCTGCCACCAGATATATCAAGAACTTTAAAACAAATGGAGGCAGAAGCTGACAAGATCGAGTTGAGGATCAAACCCTTTCAGAAGGACCACCAAATAAATGAAGTCTGCAAAGAACTTCAAGAGTTTGGCAAACTATTGGAAGAAACAAAACAGTGTGTCACAATGGTTGAGGCTAGATTGAGTGCTTTGGATGACAGGCTGACGGCATTGCCAAGGGAGATTAACAAGTGCTCAAGGATGTCGACTACTTTGAATAGACAAATAGAGCTCACTAACCTACAGTTTATTGATGTAGAAGGCAAG CTGACGAATTGTGAGTCTAAATTGTTTCAAACAGAGAAGGTTATCGAAGAAACTACAGCACAAATGATGGCTCTGGAAACAATGACACAAACTGGCATATATATCTGGAAAATTCCACACATTAAAAAAAGGTTGCAAGAAGCTATCGATGGAATAACACCTTACTTGGATTCCAGTG AATTTTACTTTTGCAAATATGGGTATAGAATATGCCTTCGCATATATCTGGATGGCTATGAAGAAGCTCAAGGAACACACATTTCACTTTATTACATTTTGCTCAAGGGGCAGTTCGATGCTTTGACTCAGTGGCCTTTTAAACAAAAC GTGAAACTTGCTTTACTAAACCTAAATGATCGACAGCAGTCCATTCTGAAGATCTACGTTCCAGACGAACAGGACCCAGCTTTGCAGAGACCTGTACAAAGTATGAATGCACCACGTGGATTCCCCATGTTTGCAACTTCATCTGAATTCAACCAGCGCTTTTCTGAGTTTGTGATGGGTGATGAAATGTTTGTTGGTGCAGAGGTTGTCCCTATAAATTGA